The DNA region AGTATTTTGGTTGAAGAGATTAATCAGATATTAAGCGATTCTATCACAAAATATATCAGAGAAAACAAACTTCCGATTATAGGTGAACCACTTCCTGATTCAGAGAAATCAGAAAACATTAACTGGGACACCCAAAAAGATTTTGAATTTAACTATAATTTAGGTTTAGTACCAGAATTCAAGTTAGATCTGTCTCCTAATGTAAAGCTCACAAAAAACAACATTAAAATTGAAGATAAGGTTGTTCAAGAAACACTTCAGAATCTTAAAAATCAATTTGGACAATCTACTAATCCTGAGGTTTCAGCTGAAGGAGATTTTATATATGGCGATCTGAAGGAAGAAAACGGAGATTTCGAATTTCAGAGTTTAATCCCTACAAACAAAATTAAAAAATCAGAGTTATCTAAGTTTGTAGGTTTAAAAACAGGCGATAAAGTCACTTTTGAAATTGAGAATACTTTTGATGACGTAGCCGATATAGCTTACGCTACAGGACTTTCTCTAGAAGATGCTGAGAAAAAACAAGGAATTTTTAGCCTTACCGTTACCAAAATCAGCAGATCAGAAGGAGCTGAATTAAATCAAGAGTTCTTTGACAAGGTTTTTGGTAAAGATGCAGTGAAGTCTGAAGAAGAATTCATGACTAAACTTAAAAGCACGATAGAAGAAAAT from Sporocytophaga myxococcoides includes:
- the tig gene encoding trigger factor yields the protein MEITLEKQSATNATLKVNLNESDYRPKVAEKVKEYSKKVQLKGFRPGKVPTSLVEKMYGKSILVEEINQILSDSITKYIRENKLPIIGEPLPDSEKSENINWDTQKDFEFNYNLGLVPEFKLDLSPNVKLTKNNIKIEDKVVQETLQNLKNQFGQSTNPEVSAEGDFIYGDLKEENGDFEFQSLIPTNKIKKSELSKFVGLKTGDKVTFEIENTFDDVADIAYATGLSLEDAEKKQGIFSLTVTKISRSEGAELNQEFFDKVFGKDAVKSEEEFMTKLKSTIEENYGRESDLLINHQIRKHFVDNTQIELPSDFLKRWLLVSNNGKITQEQIDKEFDLYLKELKWTLIKNKISEENDIKAENDEIVGKTKEMVKQQFGGMAFGAELEETFDKIADNYLKQDNGKNYVKMYEQLVNEKVIETVKTKISIADKSVDVEEFRKIAEAQD